Proteins found in one Leguminivora glycinivorella isolate SPB_JAAS2020 chromosome 22, LegGlyc_1.1, whole genome shotgun sequence genomic segment:
- the LOC125237814 gene encoding caspase-like: MSNSDSDNVHHSDSEELVRTNRIKRNKYRPLIRLNQDPDKERQDWSIQIIDTSVRNDTVQDGMMKAPPTITTPEAENIPLHIEVPEDEEKVENEYSSPEELVYNTRALSKHSPTYELEKFEKNAIIIFNQESIDGYRKRLGTEKDVEVLETTFKKFGFEVTERKDLSKADLFSELETFSNTDFTDYGCIAVAILTHGSKNGLLRARDAPYCEMELLNLFMDKPMLVSKPILFIIQACRGTKQTAGVAVHTAGRVRRDLDEEVEPYTLPVESDMLILHSSYVGKPAHRNELQGSWFIQSLCSKIAVMAETHDFESILTEVKREVAIDRYHNEYNRRTLEMVTNKQMPVTTSTLIRKLYLKKFGDDAICYSKVDNERGDSRNEVLDCGTPRTPSFGRCSCFLAHFEYIKSCLRHFVEDNPEDTTAKGFLNIANTFKSDRDFDTPKEVMLQTICNHLMANAQACAFYKYLYLYKY, encoded by the exons atgtcaaattccGATAGTGATAATGTTCATCATAGTGATAGTGAAGAGCTGGTTAGAACTAATAGAATAAAAAGGAATAAATATAGACCTCTAATCAGATTAAATCAAGACCCAGACAAAGAAAGACAGGATTGGAGCATTCAAATTATTGATACAAGTGTGAGAAATGATACAGTGCAAGATGGGATGATGAAAGCACCACCTACTATTACGACTCCGGAGGCTGAAAACATACCTCTGCATATAGAAGTACCTGAAGACGAAGAAAAAGTAGAAAACGAATATTCGAGTCCTGAAGAGCTGGTTTATAACACCAGAGCATTATCAAAACACAGTCCAACGTATGAATTGGAGAAATTTGAAAAGAACGCAATAATCATCTTTAACCAGGAAAGTATTGATGGATATAGGAAAAGATTGGGAACAGAGAAAGATGTGGAGGTTTTAGAGACGACGTTTAAGAAATTCGGGTTTGAAGTGACGGAGAGGAAGGACTTGTCGAAAGCGGATCTTTTTAGTGAACTCGAAACGT TCAGCAACACCGACTTCACAGACTACGGCTGTATTGCTGTTGCGATCCTGACGCACGGCTCAAAGAACGGGCTGCTCCGGGCTCGCGATGCGCCTTACTGTGAGATGGAGCTGCTGAATCTCTTCATGGATAAACCTATGCTGGTGTCCAAGCCGATTTTGTTCATCATCCAg GCATGCCGCGGCACGAAGCAGACGGCGGGCGTGGCGGTCCACACGGCAGGCCGCGTGCGTCGAGACCTGGATGAGGAGGTGGAACCGTACACGCTGCCTGTGGAGTCCGACATGCTTATACTACACAGCTCTTATGTAGGGAAACCTGCGCATAG GAACGAACTCCAAGGCTCCTGGTTCATACAATCCCTCTGCAGCAAGATAGCTGTAATGGCGGAAACCCACGATTTCGAGTCGATCTTAACCGAAGTCAAGCGCGAAGTAGCCATCGACCGTTACCACAACGAATACAACCGACGAACACTAGAAATGgtgacaaacaaacaaatgccGGTCACTACTTCAACTTTAATAAGAAAATTGTATCTGAAGAAGTTCGGAGATGACGCCATCTGTTATAGTAAGGTGGATAATGAGAGAGGAGACTCGAGGAATGAGGTGTTGGACTGTGGGACGCCGCGGACGCCATCTTTTGGACGATGCTCGTGTTTTCTGGCGCATTTTGAATACATCAAAAGTTGTTTAAG GCATTTTGTAGAAGACAACCCCGAGGACACGACAGCAAAAGGGTTCCTGAACATAGCCAACACTTTTAAGAGCGACAGAGATTTCGACACCCCCAAAGAAGTGATGCTACAGACGATATGCAACCATTTAATGGCAAACGCGCAGGCTTGCGcgttttataaatatttgtatctGTATAAATATTGA